A part of Candidatus Electrothrix aestuarii genomic DNA contains:
- a CDS encoding tetratricopeptide repeat protein, with the protein MSDHIFISHSSKDDEFVKQLRQLLELHGQVPWVDSRELTGGDDLKARIEESIRTARHFLVVISLDALDSEWVERELEIALDEAEQREDGYKVIPVVLPGTPMRIFKRSFPGDPLYIEVADSPNGLSEALPAIFAALGLELPADWQGKENVAAKPLAELLLKLTDPQIKEEDGIRRATAMTELEYIPADGAGRSILSRRYRFTAPLGPVELEELRWYIERYFQWPVGVFKDRAIKTEADLPAWGKSLYEAALQAESAREPLTAWQGQSGSRRFSVQVDFEPPEGSSEDEAAQFREAAVELLALPWEIMHDKTGFLGQGGNPVRVRRRLPNRNNIPVRQASLPIRVLLLSPRPEIDKEGKSVGYFDHRSSALPLIEAVEDLGEGLVQVDILRPPTFPALKTALKEAKDHDQSYDIVHFDGHGVYDRKVGLGALCFEAARDSGKCGQRLLELVNAQKLAAELRAYGVPLMVLDACQTARAEIDPASSVAARLLEEGVGSVIAMSHTVLVETARRFVTAFYQALAQGGRVGDAMLSAQAALFADPFRGKKMGAGDLELQDWFVPVLYQDRDDPQLFNLRPGEAEQRLAQQGRKHQLGNMPDEPEHSFIGRSRMLLHVERLLAEQQYAVIRGSGGLGKTALATELGRWLVRCKRFQRAAFISVEPQNVQDVRGVLDVLGRQLLPQYSVATFPEQEGDALALARQPVERALRDHPTLILLDNMESVLPDHEGRNPAGAADVSELLALCQQLLEAAPDCCLLFTSREALPSPFSGTKNTVELGRLDRPEAVKLVEQVMALHGWEPPRDDSATTPKEIDELVETVNCHPRALVLLAREVVNGVRVTAASAAELMARLEAANPGDRENSLYASVELSLRRLPPDMRERIKGLAVFHGGGNRYTMQEVLGVEDEQMQAIGAMLIKQGMAEEQEYSYLRLDPSLPAYLRLELNTEQLPELEAAWAEAMCQLVGFLYQQLGKDTQMAATLTLLELPNLIALLAWQERQLTADPAQAEEISRLAGSIEQLLQGLNRPQALQRAVALRAKSAQAIPDWGKARFAHERLLIDRLLEQGKLPTALKQAKALLEKAQAAGATAYKDADYDLAMAHFLLGRVLRIGGQADPALALLVQSQQLFEALGEQGEHMAAVILTRQADCLRNLGRLDEAAEKYEENTRRAEKLKDFRQVAVGKGQLASLRYRQQRFTDALAEYHECLSIFTDLKEPASIAAVWHQIGMVHQEIEQYEEAETAYSRALEIKTRRKDLAGQASTLTQLGNLYKDCLRRPEEALVFYRQAVDIAVESGDLAKEGMRRNNIADTLRQLKRYAEARQEIDRAIACKEQIGLAAEPWKSFAILHLIESAEGHATAAKAAWQQARDAYLAYRRQGGYAQTPGGKLADQIVEAIQQGKGEDVVQELRQIAEAGRGDRPVAPTVPLLLAVLNGSRDSALADDPILYYHDAAELLFLMERLEER; encoded by the coding sequence ATGTCCGACCACATCTTTATATCTCACTCGTCCAAGGATGACGAGTTCGTCAAACAACTGCGCCAACTGCTTGAGCTGCACGGCCAGGTGCCCTGGGTGGATTCCCGCGAACTGACTGGTGGTGATGATCTCAAGGCCCGCATTGAAGAAAGCATCCGCACGGCCCGCCATTTTTTGGTGGTGATAAGTCTGGATGCCCTGGACTCCGAGTGGGTGGAGCGCGAGCTGGAGATCGCCCTGGATGAGGCTGAACAGCGGGAGGACGGTTACAAAGTGATTCCGGTGGTGTTACCGGGAACGCCCATGCGTATCTTCAAACGCTCCTTTCCCGGTGATCCGCTCTACATTGAAGTTGCTGATTCTCCGAATGGTTTAAGCGAGGCCCTGCCTGCAATCTTTGCCGCTTTGGGTCTGGAACTGCCTGCGGACTGGCAGGGCAAGGAGAACGTTGCTGCCAAGCCGCTGGCTGAACTGCTTCTCAAGCTGACTGACCCGCAGATCAAGGAGGAGGACGGCATCCGGCGGGCCACGGCAATGACCGAACTGGAGTACATTCCGGCAGACGGAGCGGGCCGCAGCATCCTCAGTCGTCGTTACCGCTTCACTGCTCCCTTGGGTCCGGTGGAGCTGGAGGAGCTGCGCTGGTACATTGAGCGCTACTTCCAATGGCCGGTGGGTGTGTTCAAAGATCGGGCGATCAAGACCGAGGCTGATCTGCCTGCATGGGGCAAGTCCTTATACGAGGCAGCCCTGCAAGCGGAATCAGCCCGCGAGCCACTGACTGCCTGGCAGGGACAGAGCGGCTCCCGTCGTTTTTCCGTGCAGGTGGACTTTGAGCCACCCGAAGGCAGCAGCGAAGATGAGGCGGCCCAGTTCCGGGAAGCAGCGGTTGAACTGCTGGCCCTGCCCTGGGAGATCATGCATGACAAGACCGGTTTTCTCGGTCAGGGCGGGAATCCTGTTCGGGTGCGCCGCCGTCTGCCCAACCGCAATAACATCCCTGTCCGGCAGGCCAGTCTGCCCATCCGGGTGCTCCTGCTCAGTCCCCGACCGGAGATTGACAAGGAGGGCAAGTCGGTGGGTTATTTCGATCATCGCAGCAGTGCCCTGCCCCTGATTGAGGCAGTGGAGGATTTGGGCGAAGGTTTGGTGCAGGTGGATATCCTCCGGCCTCCCACCTTTCCCGCCCTGAAGACCGCTCTCAAGGAGGCCAAAGACCACGACCAGTCCTATGATATTGTCCACTTTGACGGCCACGGAGTCTATGATCGCAAGGTCGGGCTGGGCGCACTCTGCTTTGAAGCGGCACGGGACAGCGGGAAATGTGGTCAACGCCTGCTTGAGCTGGTTAATGCCCAGAAACTGGCTGCCGAGCTACGGGCCTACGGGGTTCCGCTCATGGTCCTGGATGCCTGCCAGACCGCCAGGGCCGAGATTGACCCTGCTTCCTCTGTGGCGGCAAGATTGCTGGAAGAGGGGGTGGGCTCGGTGATCGCCATGAGCCATACCGTGCTGGTGGAGACAGCCCGCCGCTTTGTCACGGCTTTTTATCAGGCCCTGGCCCAGGGCGGACGGGTGGGCGATGCCATGCTGTCTGCCCAGGCTGCCCTGTTCGCTGATCCCTTCCGGGGTAAAAAGATGGGGGCTGGCGATCTGGAATTGCAGGACTGGTTTGTGCCAGTGCTCTATCAGGACAGGGATGACCCGCAGCTCTTCAATCTCAGGCCGGGTGAGGCGGAACAGCGGCTGGCGCAACAGGGCCGGAAGCATCAGCTGGGCAACATGCCTGATGAGCCGGAGCACAGCTTTATCGGGCGCAGCAGAATGTTGCTGCATGTGGAACGCTTGCTGGCAGAGCAACAGTACGCCGTGATCCGGGGCAGCGGCGGGCTGGGCAAGACTGCGCTGGCAACTGAGCTGGGCCGCTGGCTGGTGCGCTGCAAACGTTTTCAGCGGGCCGCCTTTATCAGCGTGGAGCCGCAGAATGTGCAGGATGTACGGGGTGTGCTTGATGTGCTGGGCCGCCAGCTCCTGCCCCAGTACAGCGTTGCAACCTTTCCTGAACAGGAGGGCGATGCCCTGGCCCTTGCCCGGCAGCCGGTGGAGCGTGCCCTGCGGGATCACCCGACCCTGATCCTGCTGGACAATATGGAGAGTGTGCTGCCCGACCATGAGGGTCGCAATCCTGCCGGTGCTGCGGATGTGAGCGAACTGCTCGCCCTTTGTCAGCAGCTGCTGGAGGCTGCGCCGGACTGTTGCCTGCTCTTTACCAGCCGGGAAGCCTTGCCCTCGCCTTTCAGCGGGACAAAGAACACGGTGGAGCTTGGGCGGCTTGATCGACCAGAGGCGGTCAAACTGGTGGAACAGGTCATGGCCCTGCACGGCTGGGAACCGCCAAGGGATGACAGCGCGACCACGCCCAAGGAGATTGACGAGCTGGTGGAGACCGTGAACTGCCATCCCCGCGCTCTGGTGCTGCTGGCACGGGAGGTGGTCAACGGGGTGCGGGTGACGGCTGCGTCGGCAGCGGAACTTATGGCCCGGCTGGAGGCTGCCAATCCGGGGGATCGGGAGAATTCCCTGTACGCCAGCGTGGAACTTTCGTTGCGGCGTTTGCCGCCTGATATGCGGGAGCGGATTAAGGGGTTGGCGGTGTTTCATGGGGGAGGGAATCGCTACACCATGCAAGAGGTGCTGGGCGTTGAAGATGAACAAATGCAAGCTATCGGTGCAATGCTCATCAAGCAGGGAATGGCCGAGGAACAGGAATACAGCTACCTCCGCCTTGACCCATCTCTGCCCGCCTACCTTAGATTGGAACTGAACACGGAACAGTTGCCTGAACTGGAAGCGGCCTGGGCAGAGGCGATGTGCCAGTTAGTCGGCTTTTTGTATCAGCAACTCGGAAAGGATACGCAGATGGCTGCCACCCTGACCCTGCTGGAGCTGCCTAACCTCATTGCCTTGCTGGCTTGGCAGGAACGGCAGCTTACCGCAGACCCGGCCCAGGCCGAGGAGATCAGCAGGCTTGCCGGTTCAATTGAACAGCTATTGCAAGGCTTGAATCGGCCTCAGGCCCTGCAACGGGCTGTTGCGTTGCGGGCAAAGTCTGCCCAAGCCATCCCTGACTGGGGCAAGGCCCGCTTTGCGCATGAACGCCTGCTCATTGATCGGCTACTGGAGCAAGGCAAGCTGCCGACTGCTTTGAAGCAGGCTAAGGCACTCCTGGAAAAGGCCCAGGCTGCCGGAGCAACAGCCTACAAGGATGCGGATTATGATCTGGCAATGGCCCATTTTCTGCTTGGCCGTGTTTTGCGTATTGGTGGACAAGCAGACCCAGCCTTGGCCCTCCTTGTTCAGAGTCAGCAGCTCTTTGAGGCCTTGGGGGAACAAGGCGAGCACATGGCCGCAGTCATCTTGACACGACAGGCAGACTGCCTTCGCAACCTTGGCCGTTTGGACGAAGCGGCGGAGAAGTATGAAGAAAATACAAGGCGAGCTGAGAAGTTGAAGGACTTCCGGCAAGTAGCTGTGGGTAAAGGCCAACTGGCAAGCCTGCGTTATCGCCAACAACGCTTTACTGATGCTTTGGCCGAATACCATGAGTGCCTGAGCATCTTTACAGACCTGAAGGAACCAGCCTCGATTGCTGCGGTCTGGCATCAAATCGGCATGGTGCATCAAGAGATTGAACAGTACGAGGAGGCAGAAACAGCCTATAGCCGTGCCTTGGAGATCAAGACCCGGCGCAAGGACTTGGCAGGCCAGGCAAGCACCTTGACCCAGCTGGGCAATCTGTACAAAGATTGCCTGCGCCGCCCAGAAGAGGCCCTGGTCTTTTATCGGCAGGCTGTCGATATTGCTGTTGAATCAGGGGATCTGGCAAAAGAAGGAATGAGGCGCAACAACATTGCCGATACCCTGCGCCAGCTCAAACGCTATGCTGAGGCCCGGCAGGAGATCGACCGGGCGATTGCGTGCAAAGAACAGATCGGCCTTGCTGCCGAGCCGTGGAAGTCTTTCGCTATCCTGCATCTCATAGAATCGGCAGAAGGCCATGCTACTGCCGCCAAAGCAGCCTGGCAACAGGCGCGGGATGCCTATCTTGCCTACCGCAGGCAGGGCGGGTATGCGCAAACGCCCGGCGGCAAGTTGGCTGACCAAATTGTGGAGGCAATACAACAGGGGAAAGGAGAAGACGTGGTGCAGGAGTTACGCCAAATTGCCGAGGCCGGTAGGGGCGACCGGCCGGTCGCCCCTACGGTACCCCTCCTGTTGGCCGTGCTTAACGGCTCCCGTGATTCTGCCCTGGCCGATGATCCTATTCTGTATTATCACGATGCCGCAGAGCTGCTTTTTCTTATGGAGCGGTTGGAGGAACGCTGA
- a CDS encoding aminotransferase class V-fold PLP-dependent enzyme: MQAEQLYQSPNKLAPLYSRFKVAERLLLTGHSHQAWPDCAFDGQVLAWEDAACYVDEKWERAFAQAQAVKAGFADLIEDHERNITLGSNTHELVTKFLSALPLGKRPKLITTDGEFHTIRRQLDRLGEEGVQIIKVPSSPAADLVERMRSAIDEKTAAVLISKVFYHSAVIVKDLDRLADRCQEVGAELLVDAYHALNVVPFSVTSEGLASAFIVGGGYKYCQLGEGNCFLRVPPGCTLRPVITGWFAEFDILSQQRQDNRVPYPSDAARFAGSTYDPTSHYRGAKVFEFFHRYQLSPEFLRTINQHQVKHLMSCFDALDVNPTLIDYDRSIAPDDRGGFLVLHTPHAHILQHLLKQRGVHTDHRGTSLRLGPAPYLSDAQLSTAMQILGEILRERF; the protein is encoded by the coding sequence ATGCAAGCCGAGCAGCTCTATCAATCCCCAAACAAACTTGCTCCGCTCTACAGCAGGTTCAAGGTAGCAGAACGCCTCTTGCTCACTGGTCACTCCCACCAGGCCTGGCCGGACTGCGCCTTTGACGGCCAAGTCCTTGCCTGGGAGGATGCCGCCTGTTATGTCGATGAAAAATGGGAACGCGCCTTTGCTCAGGCTCAGGCGGTGAAGGCTGGCTTTGCCGATTTAATTGAGGATCACGAGCGTAATATCACGCTTGGCTCTAATACGCACGAATTGGTGACGAAATTTTTATCTGCTCTCCCCTTGGGAAAACGGCCCAAGCTGATCACAACCGACGGAGAATTTCACACCATACGCAGACAACTGGACCGGCTTGGTGAAGAGGGCGTTCAGATAATAAAAGTGCCCTCCTCTCCGGCAGCTGATCTTGTTGAGCGTATGCGTTCAGCGATTGATGAGAAAACAGCAGCAGTCCTCATTTCAAAAGTTTTTTACCATAGCGCTGTGATCGTTAAGGACTTGGACAGGCTGGCAGACAGGTGTCAGGAGGTCGGGGCAGAGCTTCTGGTCGATGCCTACCATGCCCTTAACGTGGTCCCCTTCTCCGTCACAAGCGAGGGGCTTGCATCTGCCTTTATTGTCGGTGGCGGGTATAAGTATTGCCAGCTGGGTGAGGGGAATTGTTTTCTCCGAGTGCCGCCGGGTTGTACTCTGCGTCCGGTGATCACAGGATGGTTTGCAGAATTCGACATATTGAGCCAGCAGAGGCAGGATAACCGGGTCCCATACCCCAGTGATGCGGCACGCTTTGCAGGTTCAACCTACGACCCAACAAGCCATTATCGCGGCGCAAAGGTCTTCGAGTTCTTTCATCGCTACCAACTTAGCCCTGAATTTCTCCGCACAATCAATCAACATCAAGTCAAGCACCTGATGTCCTGTTTTGATGCACTTGATGTGAATCCAACCCTCATCGACTATGACAGGTCAATTGCTCCCGATGACCGGGGTGGTTTCCTGGTCCTGCATACGCCCCATGCCCATATCCTGCAACACTTGCTCAAGCAACGGGGTGTACACACGGATCATCGTGGCACGAGCTTGCGTTTAGGCCCTGCCCCTTATCTCTCTGATGCCCAGCTCTCCACAGCCATGCAGATTTTGGGTGAAATTTTAAGAGAGCGATTCTAG
- a CDS encoding tryptophan 2,3-dioxygenase family protein produces MALTYGRYLQVEELLSLQKPASDKPEHDEMLFIIIHQAYELWFKEVLHEIDHLTDFMFAGESKKIPHTIKRIRTIFKVLVQQTDILKTMTPVEFLSFRNKLQTASGFQSSQFRELEFALGYKRKKILEIFNKSPSEHERLLRRMAQPSVWDGFLALLHASGYPVPKESLGKISDEPTTPSQETQQILREIYNSDPQLSYICEGLLDIDEVIQEWRYQHVKTVERILGDKPGTGGSSGAEYLRGTLFKPFFPDLWAIRSDIAG; encoded by the coding sequence ATGGCTCTGACATATGGGCGTTATCTTCAAGTGGAGGAACTTCTTTCGCTCCAGAAACCTGCATCAGATAAACCGGAACATGATGAGATGTTATTCATCATCATCCATCAAGCCTATGAACTCTGGTTCAAGGAAGTTCTCCACGAGATTGATCATCTCACAGACTTTATGTTCGCTGGCGAGAGTAAAAAAATCCCCCACACGATAAAACGTATCCGTACTATTTTTAAGGTATTGGTACAGCAAACGGACATATTAAAGACCATGACTCCGGTGGAGTTTCTCAGTTTTCGTAACAAACTCCAAACAGCCAGCGGATTCCAATCATCGCAGTTCAGGGAACTGGAGTTCGCTCTGGGCTATAAACGCAAAAAGATCCTGGAGATATTTAACAAGAGTCCCTCTGAGCATGAACGTCTTCTTCGCAGAATGGCCCAACCATCTGTTTGGGATGGATTCCTTGCCCTGCTCCATGCTTCTGGATACCCCGTGCCAAAGGAGTCCTTAGGAAAGATATCTGACGAACCCACCACACCATCACAAGAAACGCAACAGATCTTACGAGAGATATACAATTCAGACCCGCAATTAAGCTATATCTGTGAGGGCTTGCTTGATATTGATGAAGTGATCCAGGAATGGCGTTATCAGCATGTAAAAACGGTGGAGCGCATCCTTGGTGACAAACCCGGTACCGGTGGTTCTTCAGGTGCCGAATATCTGCGCGGGACCCTTTTCAAACCTTTCTTCCCTGATCTTTGGGCGATACGATCAGATATAGCAGGATGA
- a CDS encoding rhomboid family intramembrane serine protease, protein MLIIPLSEGPQRRFPFITLLLILLNIGIFIYFQHSEQQRYMQAVSWARSSGLLEIEAQVYQEYLQRRHEGIPEILQDSRKPAAAFQLLIQDDQFQSALRQQILIPPADPRFADWAPKRKTFEEKLDQSLAFRFGYSPARKNYLGITTYSFLHDGIIPLVGNMLFLWFVGSWIEIGIGRILYLGIYLMTGAFAALAFGFVEPLNQGPLLGASGALAGLMGTYLVIYCGRKSSVLCSLGFCSRHTTVFGWFLFPFWISKEIYLLANFPEMQNLAALAGGLLAGIFIGLIFQTQGGRKVGRTVDLGTPAKTKGTRFHLLPKQQNLEIPDSLTDKEAAKLRKKIREEIKKDPHNINMLIRLFQLEKRSPQSGEFHKAASKLLCQFVALKNEQELQAYFQEYDQLCDAPRLHPSVMLALAKIHTRSGKTSQAARFLLLLMKQRPLYPGIPSSLFTLGCAYRDQGKEKRAEKCFQLICKQYPQTIISQQAEEMLTPPYSIAVRR, encoded by the coding sequence ATGCTGATTATTCCTCTTTCCGAAGGTCCTCAACGACGTTTTCCCTTTATAACTCTCTTGCTCATCCTGCTGAACATAGGAATATTTATTTATTTTCAGCATAGCGAGCAACAGAGATACATGCAGGCGGTTTCCTGGGCCCGCTCTTCAGGACTCCTGGAGATAGAGGCGCAGGTTTATCAGGAATACCTTCAACGCCGCCACGAGGGCATTCCCGAGATCTTGCAGGATAGCAGAAAACCCGCAGCGGCCTTTCAATTGCTGATCCAGGATGATCAGTTCCAGTCCGCGCTCCGCCAGCAGATCCTTATCCCACCTGCGGACCCCCGCTTTGCAGATTGGGCCCCAAAGCGCAAGACCTTTGAAGAAAAGCTTGATCAAAGCCTGGCATTTCGTTTTGGTTACTCCCCTGCCCGCAAGAACTATCTGGGCATTACGACTTACTCATTCCTCCATGACGGAATCATTCCCCTTGTGGGCAACATGCTCTTTCTCTGGTTTGTCGGCTCTTGGATAGAAATTGGTATTGGCCGCATCCTCTATCTCGGGATTTATCTCATGACCGGGGCCTTTGCAGCCTTGGCCTTTGGTTTTGTTGAGCCTCTCAATCAGGGCCCTCTCCTTGGAGCATCCGGTGCGCTTGCAGGGCTCATGGGAACCTATTTGGTTATATATTGCGGAAGGAAAAGCAGCGTTCTCTGCTCACTGGGCTTTTGCAGTCGGCATACCACCGTATTTGGCTGGTTTCTCTTTCCCTTCTGGATAAGTAAAGAAATTTATCTCTTGGCCAATTTTCCAGAGATGCAAAACTTGGCCGCGCTTGCAGGTGGTTTACTCGCGGGCATCTTCATCGGACTTATTTTCCAAACTCAGGGGGGGAGGAAGGTAGGACGCACAGTAGACCTTGGTACACCTGCAAAAACAAAGGGAACAAGGTTTCACCTTTTACCGAAACAACAGAATCTAGAGATTCCTGATAGTTTGACAGACAAAGAAGCTGCAAAGCTCAGAAAAAAAATTCGGGAAGAAATCAAGAAGGATCCTCATAATATCAATATGCTTATCCGACTTTTTCAGCTGGAAAAGCGGAGCCCGCAAAGTGGAGAATTTCATAAAGCTGCCAGCAAACTCCTTTGCCAATTTGTTGCCCTAAAAAATGAGCAAGAGCTTCAAGCATATTTTCAGGAATACGACCAGCTCTGCGATGCGCCCCGCTTACATCCCTCGGTCATGCTTGCTCTGGCCAAAATACATACTCGCTCCGGCAAGACATCCCAGGCCGCGCGCTTTCTCCTGCTCCTGATGAAACAACGTCCGCTCTATCCCGGCATTCCAAGCTCCCTTTTTACCCTAGGCTGTGCTTACCGGGATCAGGGTAAGGAGAAACGGGCGGAAAAATGTTTTCAGCTCATCTGCAAGCAGTATCCGCAGACGATTATCAGCCAGCAGGCGGAAGAAATGCTGACACCGCCGTATAGTATTGCAGTACGACGTTAA